Proteins co-encoded in one Cricetulus griseus strain 17A/GY chromosome 1 unlocalized genomic scaffold, alternate assembly CriGri-PICRH-1.0 chr1_1, whole genome shotgun sequence genomic window:
- the LOC100689337 gene encoding glutamine synthetase (The RefSeq protein has 4 substitutions compared to this genomic sequence) produces the protein MATSASSHLNKGIKQMYMSLPQGEKVQAMYIWVDGTGEGLRCKTRTLDCEPKCVEELPEWNFDGSSTFQSESSNSDMYLSPVAMFRDPFRKEPNKLVFCEVFKYNQKPAETNLRHTCKRIMDMVSNQHPWFGMEQEYTLLGTDGHPFGWPSDGFPGPQGLYYCGVGADKAYRRDIMEAHYRACLYAGVKITGTYAEVKHAQWEFQIGPCEGIRMGDHLWVARFILHRVCKDFGVIATFDSKPIPGNWNGAGCHTNFSTKTMREENGLKHIKEAIEKLSKRHRYHIRAYDPKGGLDNARRLTGFHKTSNINDFSAGVADRSASIRIPRTVGQEKKGYFEARCPSANCDPFAVTEAIVRTCLLNETGDQPFQYKN, from the coding sequence ATGGCCACCTCAGCAAGTTCCCACTTGAACAAAGGCATCAAGCAAATGTACATGTCCCTGCCCCAGGGTGAGAAAGTCCAAGCCATGTATATCTGGGTTGATGGTACCGGAGAAGGACTGCGCTGCAAAACCCGCACCCTGGACTGTGAGCCCAAGTGTGTAGAAGAGTTACCTGAGTGGAATTTTGATGGCTCTAGTACCTTTCAGTCTGAGGGCTCCAACAGTGACATGTATCTCAGCCCTGTTGCCATGTTTCGGGACCCCTTCCGCAAAGAGCCCAACAAGCTGGTGTTCTGTGAAGTCTTCAAGTACAACCGGAAGCCTGCAGAGACCAATTTAAGACACACGTGTAAACGGATAATGGACATGGTGAGCAACCAGCACCCCTGGTTTGGAATGGAACAGGAGTATACTCTCTTGGGAACAGATGGGCACCCTTTTGGTTGGCCTTCCGATGGCTTCCCTGGGCCCCAAGGTCTGTATTACTGTGGTGTGGGCGCAGACAAAGCCTATCGCAGGGATATCATGGAGGCTCACTACCTTGCCTGCTTGTATGCTGGGGTCAAGATTACAGGAACATATGCTGAGGTCAAGCATGCCCAGTGGGAATTCCAAATAGGACCCTGTGAAGGAATCCGCATGGGAGATCATCTGTGGGTGGCCCGTTTCATCTTGCATCGAGTATGTAAAGACTTTGGGGTAATAGCAACCTTTGACCCCAAGCCCATTCCTGGGAACTGGAATGGTGCAGGCTGCCATACCAACTTTAGTACCAAGACCATGCGGGAGGAGAATGGTCTGAAGCACATCAAGGAGGCCATTGAGAAACTAAGCAAGCGGCACCGGTACCATATTCGAGCCTACGATCCCAAGGGGGGGCTGGACAATGCCCGTCGTCTGACTGGGTTCCACAAAACGTCCAACATCAACGACTTTTCAGCTGGCGTCGCCGATCGCAGTGCCAGCATCCGCATTCCCCGGACTGTCGGCCAGGAGAAGAAAGGTTACTTTGAAGCCCGCTGCCCCTCTGCCAATTGTGACCCCTTTGCAGTGACAGAAGCCATCGTCCGCACATGCCTTCTCAATGAGACTGGCGACCAGCCCTTCCAATACAAAAACTAA